The following is a genomic window from Chitinispirillum alkaliphilum.
CTGAAATATACAGAGACATTCAGGAGCTTATCCCGGAAATGCAGGGCCCTACCTATGAGGAGTTGATGGGCAGGGTTTTCAGCTAAAAACCTGAAAAGGACAACCCCAAAACTGTTATTCGGAATGTACTTTTCCCCCTTCCCCGTCAAAACATAACTGATCCGGGAAAGATAATGAGAAGCACCCAGGCGACTATTCCTGCAAGAAGTCCGTACAGAAGGCATATCGGAAGATTCTCTTTTATAATTATACCCTCCTTGCCCACCAGACCCACCGTTGTAAGCGCTGCAACTACATTATGTATGCATATCATGTTCCCTGCCGCAGCTCCCACAGTTTGGAGTGCTAATACCGGAACAAGTAACACCTCCGCCTGCATAGCAGTGGAAAACTGGAATGGGCCAAACATAATATTTGAAACTGTTGCACTTCCGGAAATGAAAGTCCCGAGAATGCCGACAAAAGGTGCTACAAGATACCATACTGCTCCGGTATATTCTGCTGCAAAGCGAGCAAGTACAATAAGCATGGAGTCTGTATCTGCAGCATCCCCTGAATGCATAAGAATGTAGACCATACCGAGGGTAAAAAACAGAGCTATTGAGGCAGGGACAATCATTGTAACGGTTTCTCTGGCTGCATGTACCACTTCTTTAAAGGGTCGCTTATGCAGGAGAGGGATCAGGAGTGCAATGAATATAAAGGGGAAGATTCCGGGGTTATAAAGCGGCTGAATGGTGCGCGATATAGTGGTGCCAAGTATCTGCTCCCACCCAATATCCCAGTATCGCAGGATAGGCGTAAGGCGAAAAACCGGGATTCTGGCCACAAGCAGTATTGCTCCAAGCAGGATATAGGGTAGCCAGGCTCTGAACGGCCCGATTTTCCCCTCTCCCCCCGGTTCACCTCTTCCTGCCTTAATTGCTCCCTCCCAGTTTGGTTTCCATTTCTCATGGGGAGGAAACTCCCATTTATGTTTGGGCACGAGGAACCCGTGTTTTACTGCAGGGATAAAAATAGCCATACCAATAAGTGCTCCCAGGAGAGTCGGTAACTCGGGGCCGATCAGGTTGGCAATAATCACTTGCGGCAAAGTAAAGACCACCCCTCCAAACAGTGCTACAGGCCAAACCCTTAAACCATCGATAAAGGAGCCCCCGATCACTTTGGTCATCAGGGCAACTATAGCCAGTGGGATAAATGTTCCGGTCAGGAAATTTATTATTGCTGCAAGGGCCCCGATGCTGAAAAGAAACTCGGCGAATGAAACTGCTTCCCCGTTTATCATCATGGGCCAAATGGTTATCTCCTCAAGGGCTGCAAGTCCTCCCCACACAGGTACTCCTACAGCTCCGAAAGTAACAGGGGTTGTATCTGCCATAAGTGTGGCTCCCGCGGCAATGAGTGGGGGGAACCCCAGCCCTACCAGCAACGGTGCAGCGACGGCTGCCGGTGTTCCGAACCCGGCTGCTCCTTCCAGAAAACAACCCATTAGCCATGCTATTATTATCAGCTGCACCCTTCTGTCTGTGGATATCAGTGCCATCGAATGGGAAATTCCCTGAATTCCACCGCTTTTTCTCATGATCTGCAGTATTAGAAGGGCTCCAAACACGATAATCAGAATGTCCAGAGTGTTTATTGCACCTCCGAGTGTGGCGGCAAGAAGCCACAACGGGGGCATGTCCCAGAAAAGATATGCCAGAACTGCAGCACTAAGCCACCCTATGGGCATGGCCCTGGCCGAAGGCCACAAAAGACCGATCATCAGAATTCCTACAATGAGAATGGGTATGGAAGCCAATAATGGAAGCATTTCAATTTTTCCCCTGGATAAATGAGAGTTACTGGTAATATATAAGCGGTAACAAGAATCGTTCCAACTTTTTACCCCCC
Proteins encoded in this region:
- a CDS encoding L-lactate permease; translated protein: MLPLLASIPILIVGILMIGLLWPSARAMPIGWLSAAVLAYLFWDMPPLWLLAATLGGAINTLDILIIVFGALLILQIMRKSGGIQGISHSMALISTDRRVQLIIIAWLMGCFLEGAAGFGTPAAVAAPLLVGLGFPPLIAAGATLMADTTPVTFGAVGVPVWGGLAALEEITIWPMMINGEAVSFAEFLFSIGALAAIINFLTGTFIPLAIVALMTKVIGGSFIDGLRVWPVALFGGVVFTLPQVIIANLIGPELPTLLGALIGMAIFIPAVKHGFLVPKHKWEFPPHEKWKPNWEGAIKAGRGEPGGEGKIGPFRAWLPYILLGAILLVARIPVFRLTPILRYWDIGWEQILGTTISRTIQPLYNPGIFPFIFIALLIPLLHKRPFKEVVHAARETVTMIVPASIALFFTLGMVYILMHSGDAADTDSMLIVLARFAAEYTGAVWYLVAPFVGILGTFISGSATVSNIMFGPFQFSTAMQAEVLLVPVLALQTVGAAAGNMICIHNVVAALTTVGLVGKEGIIIKENLPICLLYGLLAGIVAWVLLIIFPGSVMF